The Solibacillus sp. FSL R7-0682 genome includes a window with the following:
- the spx gene encoding transcriptional regulator Spx, producing the protein MTVTIYTQSSCSSSRKALRWLNENNIAYTEKRTTSQPLTLAEFKHILSMTEDGTDEIIATNSNDFKNLQVDIDQLSIQELYNLIQQHPRMLRSPILLDEKRIQIGYNEMDIRRFIPRKVRAFELNALQRLAVE; encoded by the coding sequence ATGACAGTAACAATTTATACACAATCAAGCTGTTCCTCATCACGAAAAGCATTAAGATGGTTAAACGAAAACAACATTGCTTATACGGAAAAAAGAACAACTTCTCAACCTTTAACATTAGCAGAATTTAAACATATTTTAAGTATGACGGAAGATGGTACAGACGAGATCATCGCAACAAACTCAAATGACTTTAAAAATTTACAGGTTGATATCGATCAGTTATCAATCCAGGAACTATACAACTTAATTCAGCAGCATCCTCGTATGTTACGTAGCCCGATTTTGCTTGATGAAAAGCGTATCCAAATTGGCTACAACGAAATGGACATTCGACGCTTCATTCCACGTAAAGTACGTGCATTTGAATTGAATGCTTTACAAAGGCTTGCCGTTGAATAG
- a CDS encoding NAD(P)H-binding protein, with protein MTGMRSALVVGATGLVGSALVKLLCESEQYVAVNVISRRPLDFTHKKLVVTLREFDEIAEQDIEFAHEVYCCLGTTIKKAGSRPTFEKVDFEYPMTIAALAKNRGIGHFIVISAMGADEKAFAYYSRVKGKLESELIKIDFPQLSIVRPSLIVGERKEFRLGETVGAKVLAIMNPLLVGPMKKIRSIPAEQIAIAMMSIALYGKKEKVAIYQSDELLAMQLPVMATGEVATNEELSFNWGKLEKDELPPVDEEVVFDRSKIKTVDRVEK; from the coding sequence ATGACAGGAATGCGTTCTGCATTAGTTGTTGGCGCAACAGGATTAGTTGGCTCGGCGCTCGTTAAATTATTGTGCGAAAGTGAACAATACGTGGCGGTGAATGTAATTTCACGTAGACCACTTGATTTTACCCACAAAAAATTAGTCGTGACATTGCGTGAATTTGATGAAATTGCTGAACAAGATATTGAATTTGCCCATGAAGTGTATTGCTGCTTAGGCACGACAATAAAAAAAGCTGGCTCTCGACCAACATTTGAAAAAGTCGATTTTGAGTATCCGATGACAATTGCAGCACTTGCCAAAAATCGAGGAATTGGACACTTTATCGTCATTTCTGCAATGGGAGCCGACGAAAAGGCATTTGCATATTATAGTCGTGTAAAGGGAAAACTTGAATCAGAGCTCATTAAAATCGATTTTCCACAACTATCGATTGTGCGACCTTCACTTATTGTAGGTGAGCGTAAGGAATTTCGTTTAGGGGAAACAGTAGGGGCGAAAGTTTTAGCAATAATGAATCCATTACTAGTTGGACCAATGAAAAAAATTCGTTCGATTCCAGCGGAGCAAATTGCTATAGCGATGATGAGCATTGCGTTATACGGTAAAAAGGAAAAGGTTGCGATTTATCAATCGGATGAACTTTTAGCAATGCAATTACCTGTAATGGCAACTGGCGAAGTAGCGACGAATGAAGAGCTGTCCTTTAATTGGGGAAAATTAGAAAAAGACGAGCTTCCACCCGTGGATGAAGAGGTAGTATTTGATCGAAGCAAAATTAAAACGGTTGATCGTGTAGAAAAATAA
- a CDS encoding SE1832 family protein: MLTKDQLQQQIAELKMDYINLQGDMEKLESLGHADSVKQALTRLENMEARLAELNKQLAAL; the protein is encoded by the coding sequence ATGCTAACAAAGGACCAGCTTCAACAACAAATCGCCGAATTAAAGATGGACTACATTAATCTACAAGGTGATATGGAAAAGCTAGAATCACTAGGCCATGCAGACTCAGTAAAACAAGCACTTACACGTCTTGAAAATATGGAAGCAAGGCTTGCAGAACTAAACAAACAGCTCGCAGCACTATAA
- a CDS encoding RNA polymerase sigma factor — MNELLTTIYDEYNRYIYHLCLKLTRNQGEAEDLMQEVWVKVVRYEANVAEVDHVKAWLTTITMNTFRDRYRKNVRRSKYMMNQPEQLDVPILDLVPNNDISPEEMIEKTEITKIVQEKMSQLEGIYQKTLWYFYVDQFSLAEISELMKVSIGTVKSRLFRAKARLKEILLSDAGVADTLLPA, encoded by the coding sequence ATGAACGAGTTATTAACAACTATTTATGATGAATACAATCGCTACATTTATCACTTATGCTTAAAATTAACACGCAACCAAGGTGAAGCAGAAGATTTAATGCAAGAAGTTTGGGTAAAGGTCGTGCGCTATGAAGCAAACGTCGCTGAAGTAGACCACGTGAAAGCATGGCTAACAACAATTACGATGAACACATTCCGCGACCGCTATCGCAAAAATGTGCGCCGTAGCAAATATATGATGAATCAACCTGAACAATTAGACGTACCGATTTTAGATTTGGTTCCCAACAATGATATTTCACCAGAAGAAATGATTGAAAAAACGGAAATCACAAAAATTGTCCAAGAAAAAATGAGCCAACTAGAGGGCATTTATCAAAAAACACTATGGTACTTCTACGTGGATCAATTTTCATTGGCAGAAATTTCAGAGCTAATGAAAGTATCCATCGGAACAGTTAAATCCCGTCTATTCCGCGCCAAAGCACGCTTAAAAGAAATTCTATTATCTGATGCCGGCGTAGCAGATACACTATTACCAGCATAA
- a CDS encoding MarR family winged helix-turn-helix transcriptional regulator, producing the protein MNELKREQLTALFETFASLERKMANEWNSHNELGFSKSHILILAYLYSEGPKRPSAIAEKLKVTTGGVTVLTTKLAKAGLIEKTQNETDRRASQIHITEAGIELLDRSRQQVENLFDHLFGMLTEDEIQTLQYIFDKCMKL; encoded by the coding sequence ATGAACGAGCTTAAACGCGAGCAACTAACAGCACTTTTTGAAACCTTTGCTTCTTTAGAACGCAAAATGGCCAATGAATGGAATAGTCACAATGAGCTAGGCTTTTCAAAATCACATATTTTAATTTTAGCCTATCTTTATTCAGAAGGACCAAAAAGACCTTCTGCTATCGCTGAAAAGTTGAAAGTTACAACAGGTGGCGTTACCGTTTTAACTACAAAGCTTGCGAAGGCCGGCTTAATTGAAAAAACTCAAAACGAAACCGATCGCCGCGCTTCACAAATTCATATTACTGAAGCAGGTATCGAGTTATTAGATCGTTCACGCCAGCAGGTTGAAAACTTATTCGACCATCTGTTCGGGATGTTAACTGAAGATGAAATTCAAACGTTACAATACATTTTTGATAAATGCATGAAATTGTAA
- a CDS encoding ABC-F family ATP-binding cassette domain-containing protein translates to MAILTVENLGHSFGDRTLFKDVSFRLVEGDHIGLVGANGVGKSTLMGILTGQVIHDQGKVEWLPGTHYGYLDQHTVLTAGRTMRDALRDAFLPLYKKEERLNEISVQLGEPDADYDTLLEEMSEIQDALDAGDFYSLDMKIDEIARGLGLDAIGLERDVAALSGGQRTKVLLAKLLLEKPKVLLLDEPTNYLDEEHVTWLKSYLKNYPHAFLLISHDTEFMNDVVDVILHLEFTKMTRYTATYEKFIELAEINKRQHIEAYEKQQEFIKKQEDFIAKNKARYSTTGRAKSRAKQLDRLERIDRPETAVKPEFSFKEARTPGRYVVEAENLVIGYDKEKPLLPPLTFQIERGEKIALVGMNGVGKSTLLKTMLGKIQPLDGKVILGDYLEPSYFEQEVKADKITPIDDVWNAFPSMEQAQVRAALARAGLKTDHITRPLNSLSGGEQAKVRLCKLMMDQTNWLIFDEPTNHLDIDAKEELKRAMKDFKGTIVLVSHEPEFYDGLVTKVWNVQDWFTTRETKELEEFK, encoded by the coding sequence ATGGCAATTTTAACAGTTGAAAATTTAGGTCATTCATTTGGTGACCGTACGTTATTTAAAGACGTATCATTTCGCTTAGTAGAAGGCGATCACATCGGTTTAGTTGGCGCAAATGGCGTTGGTAAATCAACACTGATGGGAATTTTAACAGGACAAGTAATTCATGATCAAGGTAAAGTTGAATGGCTTCCTGGCACGCACTACGGCTATCTAGACCAGCACACCGTATTAACAGCTGGGCGTACAATGCGTGATGCTCTGCGTGATGCGTTTTTACCACTATATAAAAAAGAAGAGCGCTTAAATGAAATTTCGGTACAGCTAGGGGAGCCAGATGCAGATTACGATACCCTTTTAGAAGAAATGTCTGAAATTCAAGACGCTCTTGATGCGGGTGATTTCTATAGTTTAGATATGAAAATTGATGAGATAGCACGTGGTCTAGGTCTAGATGCAATCGGTCTTGAGCGTGATGTAGCTGCCCTTTCTGGTGGTCAACGTACGAAAGTATTACTAGCTAAGCTTTTATTAGAAAAACCAAAAGTATTATTACTAGATGAGCCGACGAACTATTTAGACGAAGAGCATGTAACTTGGCTTAAAAGCTATTTAAAAAACTATCCACACGCATTCCTATTAATTTCTCATGATACGGAATTTATGAATGACGTAGTTGATGTTATTTTACATTTAGAATTCACGAAAATGACACGCTACACAGCAACTTATGAGAAATTCATCGAGCTAGCGGAAATTAATAAGCGCCAACATATTGAAGCATACGAAAAGCAGCAGGAATTCATTAAGAAGCAAGAAGATTTCATTGCCAAAAACAAAGCGCGTTATTCAACAACTGGGCGTGCGAAATCACGTGCGAAACAGCTTGACCGTTTAGAGCGTATTGATCGCCCGGAAACTGCCGTGAAACCAGAGTTTAGTTTTAAAGAAGCACGTACACCAGGTCGCTACGTAGTAGAGGCAGAAAACTTAGTCATTGGTTATGACAAAGAAAAACCGTTATTACCCCCACTAACTTTCCAAATTGAGCGCGGTGAAAAAATCGCACTTGTCGGAATGAACGGTGTCGGTAAATCAACGCTTCTGAAAACAATGCTAGGTAAAATCCAACCACTTGATGGAAAAGTAATTTTAGGTGACTATTTAGAACCTTCATACTTCGAGCAGGAAGTAAAGGCAGATAAAATTACACCGATTGATGATGTGTGGAATGCCTTCCCTTCTATGGAGCAAGCGCAAGTTCGTGCAGCATTAGCACGTGCTGGTTTAAAAACAGATCATATTACCCGCCCTCTTAACTCCCTTTCCGGAGGTGAGCAGGCAAAAGTACGCCTATGTAAATTAATGATGGACCAGACAAACTGGTTAATCTTTGACGAGCCGACAAACCATTTAGATATCGATGCAAAAGAAGAATTAAAACGCGCAATGAAGGATTTCAAGGGTACAATCGTTCTAGTATCCCACGAGCCTGAATTTTATGACGGATTAGTGACGAAAGTTTGGAACGTACAAGACTGGTTTACGACACGTGAAACGAAGGAATTAGAAGAATTTAAGTAA
- a CDS encoding PseG/SpsG family protein → MQKKKIIWIVEHCDIKGSYIFERAVTLAKLLQEESVFIFVRTDNARIISELAKTGLNIILFDKFEEVKKKVREMQPDLIVHDGKDTLLEHIELIRPFCPTIVHFDDFGMGAKLVDCHLISLFAESYEQPFVQELAGSYAFAVPPNLEKVAKQILETPDCSIKDTLPHIVVAFEDGDANNLTYRTLRHLTQLQIPLKISVAIDDDYQHDVDSLQLMALSRRNTEIVRRPEALLHLMPQADLIICNGNYTPYKIAAAGIPCITTAQHENELNYAFSREDNGFINIGLGRKMKQSILQNAVMELLLHEQRRERAVRKQRSLEIITNNEILQTLLLDLAYSRHNIAHI, encoded by the coding sequence TTGCAAAAAAAGAAAATTATATGGATCGTCGAGCATTGTGATATTAAAGGGAGTTACATTTTTGAGCGAGCCGTAACTTTGGCCAAGCTTTTGCAGGAGGAAAGCGTGTTTATCTTTGTGCGAACAGATAATGCACGCATTATAAGCGAATTAGCCAAAACGGGTTTAAATATAATTCTTTTCGATAAATTTGAAGAGGTTAAAAAGAAAGTTCGGGAAATGCAGCCAGATTTAATCGTCCATGATGGTAAAGATACATTGCTTGAACATATAGAACTTATTCGTCCATTCTGCCCAACCATTGTTCATTTTGACGACTTTGGAATGGGCGCTAAGCTTGTCGATTGTCATCTTATTTCATTATTTGCAGAGTCATACGAACAACCATTTGTCCAAGAGCTTGCTGGAAGCTATGCATTTGCCGTACCACCAAACCTAGAAAAAGTCGCAAAACAAATCCTCGAAACACCAGATTGTTCAATAAAAGACACACTACCTCATATCGTTGTTGCCTTTGAAGATGGGGATGCCAATAATTTAACATACAGGACACTGCGCCATTTAACACAGTTGCAAATTCCACTTAAAATCTCGGTTGCAATTGATGATGACTATCAGCACGATGTAGATAGTTTACAACTGATGGCATTAAGTAGACGCAATACTGAAATTGTTCGCCGTCCAGAAGCCCTACTACACCTTATGCCGCAAGCTGATTTAATCATTTGCAATGGAAACTATACACCTTATAAAATTGCTGCAGCTGGCATTCCTTGCATTACAACAGCTCAACATGAAAATGAATTAAATTATGCCTTCTCACGGGAGGATAATGGTTTTATCAATATCGGTCTCGGCCGCAAAATGAAGCAGTCAATTCTTCAAAATGCTGTGATGGAGCTATTACTACACGAGCAACGCCGTGAACGTGCAGTTAGAAAGCAGCGCTCGCTCGAAATTATTACGAACAATGAAATTTTACAAACATTACTTTTAGATTTAGCTTATTCTCGTCATAATATTGCACACATATAG